One stretch of Prionailurus viverrinus isolate Anna chromosome C1, UM_Priviv_1.0, whole genome shotgun sequence DNA includes these proteins:
- the METTL21A gene encoding protein N-lysine methyltransferase METTL21A isoform X3, giving the protein MALVPYEETAVMGLQKFHKPLATFSFANHTIRIRQDWRQLGVAAVVWDAAVVLSAYLEMGAVELRGRRAVELGAGTGLVGIVAALLGECRMLAPSFASGAH; this is encoded by the exons ATGGCCCTGGTGCCCTACGAGGAGACAGCGGTAATGGGCTTGCAGAAATTCCACAAACCTCTTGCCACCTTCTCCTTTGCGAACCACACGATCCGGATCCGGCAGGACTGGAGACAGCTGGGAGTCGCCGCGGTGGTTTGGGACGCG GCCGTCGTTCTCTCTGCGTATCTGGAGATGGGAGCTGTGGAGCTGAGGGGCCGCCGTGCAGTGGAGCTGGGGGCCGGCACCGGGCTGGTGGGCATAGTGGCTGCCCTGCTGGGTGAGTGCCGTATGCTGGCTCCCTCCTTTGCGAGTGGAGCTCATTGA